A window from Hoeflea sp. IMCC20628 encodes these proteins:
- a CDS encoding MarR family transcriptional regulator, translating to MNRAGASKPSSEEICDHPIGDEEGIDFEIIELVFFAYRDFTSDPDAILGTFGFGRAHHRVVHFVNREPGLTVAALLETLKITKQSLARVLKQLIDSGYITQVAGPEDRRQRQLFPTSRGRDLALALARPQSRRIANALETLDDSGRAAVKTFLSGMINTAAQDPNRDDLKEGQDR from the coding sequence ATGAACCGCGCCGGCGCAAGCAAGCCCTCATCCGAGGAAATATGCGACCATCCGATTGGCGACGAAGAGGGCATCGATTTCGAGATCATCGAGCTGGTGTTTTTCGCCTATCGGGACTTCACCTCGGACCCAGATGCCATTCTCGGAACCTTCGGGTTTGGCCGGGCGCATCACCGGGTAGTCCATTTCGTCAACCGTGAACCGGGACTGACAGTTGCAGCCTTGCTCGAAACCTTGAAAATCACCAAGCAATCACTGGCGCGCGTGCTCAAGCAATTGATCGATTCAGGCTACATTACCCAGGTTGCCGGCCCCGAGGACCGCAGGCAACGCCAGCTGTTTCCGACGTCGCGCGGGCGCGATCTTGCGTTGGCACTGGCGAGGCCACAGTCTCGCCGCATCGCCAATGCACTTGAGACTCTGGACGACAGCGGGCGCGCCGCGGTCAAGACATTCCTGTCGGGCATGATCAACACCGCCGCCCAGGACCCGAACCGGGATGACTTGAAGGAGGGACAAGACCGATGA
- a CDS encoding amidase, translated as MANDPMAMIGLSALEARERMASGALTAVDYMRGCLDRIAAVEGEIQAFEWFDADFAMRQAQGADAHRKSGRPIGALHGLPVALKDIIDTRGIPTANGTMLDAGRVPERDAVIVEKLRAAGAIIIGKTVTTELAFMHPGKTRNPVNPAHTPGGSSSGSAAAVAAGMVPLAVGTQTGGSVIRPAAYCGVTGFLPSAGSIPRTGILTQSPTLDRVGVFARSVEDAAMLAEVLFGHDELDKATIPAPHPKLLSIASTDAPVRPQFVFIRTPYWQKASNACQQAMEELAEHLGEGCFETGLPDAFGEAASMRERINLAEMSKCYHRYIRDGGKQLSPQLSEALEKGGKTLAHDYIAALDWPDYLYSGLDAVFQRCDAILTPAAPGPAPKGLESTGDPVFNGLWTLCGTPTITLPLFTDEEGMPMGVQLVGPRGGDARLLRTARWLVKHLETDGQGD; from the coding sequence ATGGCAAATGATCCTATGGCTATGATTGGCCTGAGCGCTTTGGAGGCACGGGAACGGATGGCCAGCGGTGCGCTGACCGCGGTTGACTATATGCGCGGCTGTCTGGACCGGATTGCTGCCGTGGAGGGTGAAATCCAGGCCTTCGAGTGGTTCGATGCGGATTTCGCGATGCGGCAGGCCCAGGGCGCCGATGCGCACCGCAAGTCGGGCCGTCCTATCGGAGCGCTGCACGGGCTGCCGGTGGCGTTGAAGGACATCATCGACACCCGCGGTATTCCGACGGCCAATGGAACCATGCTCGATGCCGGTCGGGTTCCCGAGCGTGATGCGGTCATCGTCGAGAAGCTGCGCGCGGCGGGCGCCATCATCATCGGCAAGACGGTTACCACCGAACTTGCGTTCATGCATCCGGGCAAGACCCGCAATCCGGTCAATCCGGCGCACACGCCGGGCGGCTCGTCCTCCGGCTCTGCCGCCGCTGTGGCAGCGGGCATGGTGCCGCTGGCTGTCGGCACCCAGACAGGTGGTTCCGTCATCCGGCCCGCCGCCTATTGTGGCGTCACGGGCTTCCTGCCGTCGGCAGGCAGTATCCCGCGTACCGGCATACTGACGCAATCACCGACGCTCGACCGGGTGGGTGTCTTCGCCCGATCCGTCGAGGATGCCGCGATGCTGGCCGAGGTGTTGTTCGGTCACGATGAACTCGACAAGGCGACAATTCCGGCGCCGCATCCAAAGCTGCTCTCGATCGCGTCAACCGACGCGCCGGTGCGGCCGCAATTCGTCTTCATCCGCACGCCCTACTGGCAAAAGGCAAGCAATGCCTGCCAGCAGGCGATGGAGGAGCTTGCAGAACATCTGGGCGAGGGCTGTTTCGAGACCGGCCTGCCGGATGCCTTCGGCGAGGCGGCGAGCATGCGCGAGCGGATCAATCTGGCGGAAATGTCCAAATGCTACCATCGCTATATCCGTGACGGCGGCAAGCAATTGTCTCCTCAACTTTCCGAAGCCCTCGAGAAGGGCGGCAAGACGTTGGCACATGACTACATCGCCGCGCTGGACTGGCCTGATTATCTCTATTCCGGCCTCGATGCTGTCTTCCAGCGTTGCGATGCGATCCTGACGCCTGCCGCGCCCGGACCGGCACCAAAGGGGCTGGAGAGTACAGGCGATCCGGTGTTCAATGGACTCTGGACGCTGTGCGGCACGCCGACCATCACGCTCCCGCTGTTTACCGATGAGGAAGGCATGCCGATGGGGGTGCAACTTGTCGGACCGCGCGGTGGTGACGCTCGCCTGCTCAGAACCGCCAGGTGGCTGGTGAAGCATCTCGAAACCGACGGCCAGGGAGACTGA
- a CDS encoding cold-shock protein produces the protein MAETGIVKFFNLDKGFGFIKPDNGGADIFVHISAVQASGLTGLEENQKVAFDTEPDRRGKGPKAVNLSLA, from the coding sequence ATGGCCGAAACTGGTATCGTAAAATTCTTCAACCTCGACAAGGGCTTTGGTTTCATCAAGCCCGACAATGGCGGTGCGGACATCTTCGTTCACATCTCCGCCGTTCAGGCTTCCGGACTGACCGGCCTGGAAGAAAATCAGAAAGTTGCCTTCGACACCGAGCCCGATCGCCGCGGCAAGGGACCGAAGGCAGTCAATCTTAGCCTCGCCTGA
- a CDS encoding Lrp/AsnC family transcriptional regulator: MIVHVDEFDRKLLRLLQQDGRLTNNELSQKVNLSASQCSRRRTRLEQDGYIKGYRADLDREKLGLGIVNLITVTLATHNRDNAQRFAKLIGGLPEVLEAHSLTGEMDYIIKVVTPDLRSLSAFVSDVLLPHESVQHVKTAIVLDTLKEGGGLPV, from the coding sequence ATGATCGTGCATGTCGACGAGTTTGACCGCAAATTGCTTCGGCTTTTGCAGCAGGATGGGCGGCTCACCAACAATGAACTGTCGCAAAAGGTCAATCTGTCGGCTTCGCAATGTTCGCGGCGGCGTACACGGCTGGAACAGGACGGCTACATCAAGGGCTATCGCGCCGATCTCGACCGCGAAAAACTGGGCCTCGGGATTGTCAATCTGATCACGGTGACGCTGGCGACCCATAATCGCGACAATGCCCAGCGCTTTGCCAAGCTGATCGGCGGCTTGCCTGAGGTGCTTGAAGCCCATTCTCTGACTGGGGAAATGGACTACATCATCAAGGTGGTAACCCCGGATCTGCGCAGCCTTTCGGCCTTTGTCAGCGATGTGTTGCTGCCGCACGAATCGGTCCAGCATGTCAAAACCGCCATTGTGCTCGACACCCTGAAAGAAGGCGGCGGGCTGCCGGTTTGA
- a CDS encoding MBL fold metallo-hydrolase codes for MGNLQAGIIPVTPFQQNCTVLFDQDTKSGVVVDPGGDVDVILQTITENGLTIEAIWLTHGHIDHAGGADELREKLGVKVIGPHEADLPLLSGLEEQAKMFGLDMEVHNLTPDQWLNDGDKVSFGTHEFEVSHTPGHAPGHVIFYNRKEGFAHLGDVLFAGSIGRTDLPGGDHQTLLNSIRDKVFPLGDETGFICGHGPGGKIGDERRTNPFLKGL; via the coding sequence ATGGGCAATTTGCAGGCGGGCATCATTCCCGTCACCCCATTCCAGCAGAATTGCACAGTGCTGTTTGATCAGGACACCAAATCGGGCGTGGTCGTCGATCCGGGCGGCGATGTCGACGTGATCCTGCAGACCATCACCGAGAACGGCCTGACCATCGAGGCAATCTGGCTGACGCACGGGCATATCGATCATGCCGGTGGCGCTGACGAGTTGCGCGAGAAGCTCGGCGTCAAGGTTATCGGACCGCATGAGGCGGACCTGCCGTTGCTGTCGGGACTGGAGGAGCAGGCCAAGATGTTCGGTCTCGATATGGAGGTCCACAATCTGACGCCGGATCAATGGCTCAACGATGGAGACAAGGTCTCGTTTGGCACGCATGAGTTCGAGGTTTCACACACGCCCGGCCACGCGCCCGGTCATGTGATCTTCTACAATCGGAAGGAGGGGTTTGCGCATCTGGGCGATGTGTTGTTCGCCGGCTCGATCGGCCGCACCGACCTTCCCGGTGGCGATCACCAGACGCTTCTCAACTCGATCCGCGACAAGGTGTTTCCACTGGGCGATGAGACCGGCTTTATTTGCGGTCACGGGCCGGGCGGCAAGATTGGCGACGAACGCCGAACCAATCCGTTTCTCAAGGGGCTGTGA
- a CDS encoding response regulator transcription factor has product MTTSLPGDDAAHLLVVDDDTRIRDLLSRYLSEQGFRVTTAADAAEARRKLDGIDFDLLIIDVMMPGESGLALTRSLREAKTVPILMLTALAEGDARIDGLEAGADDYLPKPFNPRELVLRINNILKRGGQPATPKVEQVVFGPFTFVIARRELKKSGEPVRLTDREREIMVTFAENAGDTVPRHELVGADVEVGERTIDVQINRLRRKIEEDPSNPVWLQTVRGIGYRLSVETTT; this is encoded by the coding sequence ATGACCACTTCCTTGCCGGGCGATGACGCCGCCCATCTGCTTGTCGTTGACGACGACACCCGCATTCGCGATCTGCTCTCGCGCTATCTCTCCGAACAGGGTTTTCGCGTGACCACCGCTGCCGATGCAGCCGAAGCGCGCCGCAAGCTCGACGGCATCGATTTCGACCTGCTCATCATTGACGTGATGATGCCCGGTGAAAGCGGATTGGCGCTGACACGGTCACTGCGCGAGGCCAAGACCGTGCCGATCCTGATGCTGACTGCGCTGGCCGAGGGCGATGCTAGGATCGACGGACTTGAAGCCGGTGCTGACGATTACCTGCCCAAGCCGTTCAACCCGCGCGAACTGGTTCTCAGAATCAACAATATTCTCAAGCGCGGCGGCCAACCGGCGACACCCAAGGTTGAACAGGTGGTGTTCGGCCCCTTCACCTTCGTCATTGCCCGGCGCGAGTTGAAAAAATCCGGCGAACCGGTTCGGCTTACGGACCGCGAACGCGAGATAATGGTGACATTTGCCGAAAATGCCGGTGACACCGTGCCACGCCACGAACTTGTCGGCGCCGATGTCGAGGTTGGTGAGCGCACCATCGACGTGCAGATCAACCGCCTGCGCCGCAAGATCGAGGAAGACCCGTCCAATCCGGTCTGGCTGCAGACTGTCCGCGGCATCGGCTACCGTCTGAGTGTCGAGACGACGACTTGA
- a CDS encoding mechanosensitive ion channel domain-containing protein — MATASESQLGQLVGSWGEAIDGLQILAVSYAVSVIGAILILIAGWTISRLLGRWVRNLLTRTQRVDPTVVGFFSIFVRYAVLVVVVIMVLGQFGVQTASIVTALGAAGLAIGLALQGTLQNIAAGIMLLVLRPFRVGEYIDAGGVSGTIVEIGLFATEMKTLDGLYRMAPNSQLWNVPVTNYSREPERRYDLVIGIGYEDDIDKAQSVLMDLAAADDRILVDPEPWAFVSELGDSAVAVTLRYWTRSADWWTTSREITKAAKLAFDENGISIPFPQITYSGSLEVETESAREDAGQTRNP; from the coding sequence ATGGCGACTGCATCCGAATCCCAATTGGGGCAACTCGTGGGATCATGGGGTGAGGCCATCGATGGGCTTCAGATTCTGGCTGTTTCCTATGCGGTTTCGGTCATCGGCGCGATCCTCATTCTCATTGCCGGCTGGACCATTTCCCGCCTGTTGGGACGCTGGGTTCGCAACCTCTTGACCAGAACACAACGGGTGGACCCGACCGTCGTCGGTTTCTTTTCCATTTTTGTCCGCTATGCCGTTCTGGTGGTCGTGGTCATCATGGTGCTTGGGCAGTTCGGGGTGCAGACAGCCTCGATCGTCACCGCGCTGGGTGCTGCGGGTCTCGCCATTGGCCTGGCCCTGCAGGGCACCTTGCAGAACATAGCCGCCGGTATCATGCTGCTGGTTTTGCGGCCTTTTAGGGTCGGTGAATATATCGACGCTGGCGGCGTTTCGGGCACCATTGTGGAAATAGGGCTGTTTGCCACCGAGATGAAGACCTTGGACGGATTGTACCGGATGGCGCCTAACTCGCAGCTGTGGAACGTGCCAGTCACCAATTACTCACGCGAGCCGGAGCGGCGCTACGATCTGGTCATCGGCATTGGCTATGAGGACGACATCGACAAGGCACAATCCGTTCTTATGGATCTGGCTGCAGCGGACGACCGGATTCTGGTTGATCCTGAACCCTGGGCCTTCGTCTCCGAACTGGGTGACAGCGCGGTTGCCGTCACATTGCGCTACTGGACCAGGTCAGCGGACTGGTGGACCACCAGCCGCGAGATCACCAAAGCTGCGAAACTTGCCTTTGACGAAAACGGCATTTCGATCCCGTTCCCGCAAATCACCTATTCTGGTTCGCTCGAGGTTGAGACGGAAAGCGCCCGAGAGGATGCTGGCCAAACTCGAAATCCGTAG
- a CDS encoding BA14K family protein, translating into MNTFAKKLSITMLTAATAFAPLTPTMASAGESGAWHQEKFGQNTKNGGIYRQNKHRGKQYNYRQDRHGRRGGQDSNSDAIVLGIIGLGVGAIIGGAIQNSNNQPRVMYRSEPVQRDYYPEAPRAASSGYGEPWTQSWYNYCEDHYRSFNASTGTYRGYDGQDHFCVAK; encoded by the coding sequence ATGAACACATTTGCCAAAAAGCTGAGCATCACGATGCTGACCGCCGCCACAGCCTTTGCGCCGTTGACTCCAACCATGGCAAGCGCTGGCGAAAGCGGTGCATGGCATCAGGAGAAATTTGGCCAGAACACCAAGAACGGCGGCATCTACCGGCAAAACAAGCACCGGGGAAAACAGTACAACTACCGCCAGGATCGTCACGGCCGCCGGGGTGGCCAGGACAGTAACAGTGACGCGATCGTGCTGGGCATCATCGGCCTCGGTGTCGGCGCGATAATCGGTGGTGCGATCCAAAACAGCAACAACCAACCGCGAGTGATGTACCGCTCGGAGCCCGTGCAGCGGGACTACTACCCGGAAGCTCCCCGCGCCGCCAGCAGCGGCTATGGTGAACCCTGGACCCAGTCCTGGTACAATTATTGCGAAGACCACTACCGCTCATTCAATGCCTCCACAGGCACCTATCGCGGCTATGACGGCCAGGACCATTTCTGCGTCGCCAAGTAG
- a CDS encoding branched-chain amino acid aminotransferase, with protein MASVPFDQLEGEIWFNGEFVPWKDAKIHVLTHGLHYASAVFEGERAYGGEIFKLTEHTERLHTSGEILGFKIPYSVAEIDAACVELLSRQGFTDAYVRPIAWRGSEMMGVSAQKNKINLSIAIWQWPSYFKPEERMKGIRLDLAEYRRPDPRTAPCRSKAAGLYMICTLSKHRAEERGYADALMLDWRGQVAEATGANVFFVRDGKIHTPTPDCFLDGITRRTVIGLAKKRGYEVIERAIMPEEFDSFEQCFLTGTAAEVTPVSEIGPHSFTVGEIAMNLVNDYMAEVQPKRVAAE; from the coding sequence ATGGCGTCCGTACCTTTTGATCAGCTTGAGGGTGAAATCTGGTTCAATGGTGAGTTTGTGCCGTGGAAGGACGCGAAAATCCACGTTCTGACCCATGGCCTGCACTATGCCAGTGCCGTCTTTGAAGGCGAGCGCGCCTATGGCGGCGAGATCTTCAAACTGACAGAACATACAGAGCGGCTTCACACATCCGGTGAAATCCTCGGTTTCAAGATCCCTTACAGTGTGGCGGAAATTGATGCCGCCTGTGTCGAACTGCTGTCGCGTCAAGGGTTCACCGACGCTTACGTTCGGCCGATTGCCTGGCGCGGTTCGGAGATGATGGGTGTGTCGGCCCAGAAGAACAAGATCAACCTGTCGATCGCGATCTGGCAGTGGCCGAGTTATTTCAAGCCGGAAGAACGCATGAAGGGCATCCGGCTGGATCTCGCCGAGTATCGCCGCCCGGACCCGCGCACCGCGCCTTGCCGCTCCAAGGCGGCCGGCCTTTACATGATCTGCACCCTGTCCAAGCATCGCGCCGAAGAACGCGGTTACGCCGATGCGCTGATGCTCGACTGGCGCGGCCAGGTCGCTGAAGCCACCGGTGCCAATGTGTTCTTCGTGCGTGACGGCAAGATCCACACGCCGACACCGGATTGTTTCCTCGACGGCATCACCCGCCGCACCGTGATCGGTCTCGCCAAGAAGCGTGGCTATGAGGTGATCGAGCGGGCAATCATGCCCGAGGAATTCGACAGTTTCGAGCAATGTTTCCTGACCGGCACTGCGGCGGAAGTCACACCGGTTTCCGAAATCGGTCCGCACAGCTTCACGGTCGGCGAGATCGCCATGAATCTGGTCAATGATTACATGGCCGAAGTTCAGCCCAAGCGCGTTGCTGCTGAATAG
- the hppD gene encoding 4-hydroxyphenylpyruvate dioxygenase has protein sequence MGPFPHDAPRATISEDNPAGTNGFEFVEFAHPDPEALEALFARMGYQPVARHRSKAITVWRQGDINYILNAEKGSFADRFVTTHGPCAPSMAWRVDDAKRALAHAVSKGAEEYTGSDKTLDVPAIVGIGGSLLYFIDTWGEQGSPYDADFEWLGVRDPKPEGAGFYYLDHLTHNVIRGNMDKWWDFYRDLFNFKQIHFFDIEGKLTGLVSRAITSPCGRIRIPLNESTDDKSQIEEYLRKYNGEGIQHIAVGTDDIYAGTDWIADKGVKFMPGPPDTYYDLSKTRVHDHDEPLEKMKKHGILIDGEGVIDGGMTKILLQVFSKTVIGPIFFEFIQRKGDEGFGEGNFRALFESIEEDQIRRGVIGEAAE, from the coding sequence ATGGGCCCGTTCCCCCACGATGCGCCGCGCGCGACCATTTCGGAAGACAATCCGGCCGGCACCAACGGATTCGAGTTTGTCGAATTCGCCCATCCCGATCCCGAGGCCCTGGAAGCGCTGTTTGCGCGCATGGGCTATCAACCGGTTGCGCGCCACCGTTCCAAGGCGATCACGGTCTGGCGGCAGGGCGATATCAATTACATCCTCAATGCCGAGAAGGGTTCCTTCGCCGATCGCTTCGTCACCACCCACGGCCCTTGCGCGCCGTCGATGGCCTGGCGCGTCGATGACGCCAAGCGAGCGCTTGCTCACGCTGTGTCAAAAGGCGCAGAAGAATACACTGGGAGCGACAAGACACTGGATGTCCCGGCAATCGTCGGCATCGGCGGGTCATTGCTCTATTTCATCGACACCTGGGGTGAACAAGGTTCCCCCTACGACGCCGACTTTGAATGGCTGGGCGTACGCGACCCCAAGCCCGAAGGCGCCGGTTTCTACTATCTTGACCACCTGACCCACAATGTCATCCGCGGCAACATGGACAAATGGTGGGATTTTTATCGCGACCTGTTCAACTTCAAGCAGATCCACTTCTTCGACATCGAAGGCAAGCTCACCGGGCTGGTCTCGCGCGCCATCACCTCGCCTTGTGGCCGGATCCGCATTCCGCTCAACGAATCCACCGACGACAAGAGCCAGATCGAAGAGTATTTGCGCAAATACAATGGCGAAGGCATCCAGCATATCGCGGTGGGCACCGATGATATCTATGCCGGCACCGACTGGATCGCCGACAAGGGCGTCAAGTTCATGCCCGGACCGCCCGACACCTACTACGATCTTTCCAAAACCCGCGTGCATGACCATGACGAACCGCTTGAGAAAATGAAGAAGCACGGCATCCTGATTGATGGCGAAGGTGTCATCGACGGCGGCATGACCAAGATCCTGTTGCAGGTGTTTTCTAAGACCGTGATCGGGCCGATCTTTTTCGAATTCATCCAGCGCAAGGGCGATGAGGGCTTTGGCGAAGGCAACTTCCGCGCCCTGTTCGAATCCATAGAAGAAGACCAGATTCGCCGCGGTGTCATCGGCGAAGCCGCAGAATAA
- a CDS encoding TRAP transporter large permease subunit, producing the protein MTDPQIALMMLGLFIFMVFLGFPIAFTLMAMGIGFGYYAYFDPSRMWRSYFRLDELASTWDSVSLWIDGFFNNRIFDLFINQTYTVMSNEVLTAVPLFLFMGYIVERANIVNRLFSTLNLASKRVPGSMGVAALITCALFATATGIVGAVVTLMGLLALPAMLKARYDPAFASGIICAGGTLGILIPPSIMLIVYAASSGVSIVKLYAGALLPGFTLVGLYLVYIVGRSLLQPSVAPRPTDEEVPDVPTGRLVFLIVTSFFPLAFLIIAVLGSILFGLATPTEAASIGALGGIGLAIAYGAMTWQRLRESVYLTVRTTAMVCWLFVGSYVFSSVFSYLGGEQIISEFVMGLDLTPFQFLLLAQLIIFLLGWPLEWSEIIIIFVPIFLPLLAIFDIDPLFFGILVALNLQTSFLTPPMAMSAYYLKGIAPPEVKLTQIFAGVMPFLLMVFICMALMYTFPQIVYYLPERFYGK; encoded by the coding sequence ATGACCGACCCTCAAATTGCCCTGATGATGCTGGGCCTGTTCATCTTCATGGTGTTCCTGGGCTTTCCGATCGCTTTTACACTGATGGCCATGGGAATCGGCTTCGGCTACTACGCCTATTTCGATCCCTCGCGGATGTGGCGCTCCTATTTTCGACTCGATGAGCTGGCGAGCACCTGGGACAGCGTATCCCTCTGGATAGATGGGTTCTTCAACAACCGCATCTTCGACCTCTTCATCAATCAGACCTATACGGTGATGTCCAACGAGGTGCTGACGGCGGTGCCGCTGTTCCTGTTCATGGGCTACATCGTCGAGCGCGCCAACATCGTTAACCGACTGTTTTCGACCCTCAACCTCGCCTCCAAGCGGGTGCCGGGATCGATGGGCGTGGCGGCGTTGATCACCTGCGCATTGTTTGCCACCGCCACCGGCATTGTCGGCGCCGTGGTCACGCTGATGGGTCTGCTGGCATTGCCTGCGATGCTGAAAGCGCGCTACGACCCGGCTTTCGCCTCCGGCATCATCTGCGCCGGCGGCACGCTCGGCATCCTGATCCCGCCCTCGATCATGCTGATCGTCTATGCCGCGTCGTCGGGGGTTTCCATCGTCAAGCTCTACGCTGGTGCGCTTCTGCCCGGCTTCACCCTCGTCGGTCTGTACCTGGTATATATTGTCGGCCGTTCGCTGCTGCAGCCGAGCGTTGCGCCGCGACCGACCGATGAGGAAGTGCCGGATGTGCCGACGGGCCGGTTGGTGTTCCTGATCGTCACTTCGTTCTTCCCGCTGGCGTTTCTGATCATAGCGGTTCTGGGCTCGATCCTGTTCGGCCTGGCGACACCAACGGAGGCCGCCTCCATTGGTGCGCTCGGCGGCATAGGTCTGGCTATCGCTTATGGGGCCATGACCTGGCAGCGGCTGCGCGAAAGCGTTTATCTGACGGTGCGGACCACGGCGATGGTGTGCTGGCTGTTTGTCGGCTCCTACGTCTTCTCCTCGGTGTTCTCATATCTGGGCGGCGAACAGATTATCTCAGAATTCGTCATGGGGCTGGACCTGACCCCGTTCCAGTTCCTGCTTCTGGCCCAGTTGATCATCTTCCTTCTGGGTTGGCCGCTGGAATGGTCGGAGATCATCATCATCTTCGTGCCGATCTTCCTGCCGCTGCTGGCGATCTTCGACATTGATCCGCTGTTCTTCGGCATTCTTGTCGCGCTCAATCTGCAAACGTCGTTTCTGACGCCGCCGATGGCCATGTCAGCTTATTATCTCAAGGGGATAGCACCGCCTGAGGTGAAGCTGACGCAGATCTTTGCCGGGGTCATGCCGTTCTTGTTGATGGTCTTCATCTGCATGGCGCTGATGTATACGTTCCCGCAGATCGTCTACTACCTGCCGGAACGCTTCTATGGCAAATGA